The following proteins come from a genomic window of Achromobacter sp. AONIH1:
- a CDS encoding FdtA/QdtA family cupin domain-containing protein, with translation MHDQPYESLDSVIELVDLSKISDPRGNLTFIEGNRHVPFDIKRVYYLYDVPGGEMRAGHAHHQLQQLIIGISGSFDLVLDNGYERRTITCNRPFRGVLMKSLVWRELNNFSSGAVCLVLASMPYEESDYIRDYQDFLKTVEQRRLK, from the coding sequence ATGCATGATCAACCGTACGAATCACTTGACTCCGTCATCGAACTAGTCGATCTCAGCAAGATTTCCGATCCACGCGGCAATCTGACCTTCATCGAAGGCAATCGGCATGTTCCCTTTGACATCAAGCGGGTCTACTACCTGTACGACGTTCCGGGTGGCGAGATGCGCGCCGGACACGCGCACCACCAGCTGCAACAACTCATCATCGGCATATCCGGGAGCTTCGATCTCGTCCTGGACAACGGCTACGAGCGTCGCACGATCACATGCAACCGCCCCTTCCGCGGCGTGCTGATGAAATCGCTCGTATGGCGCGAATTGAACAACTTCTCCTCCGGCGCCGTGTGCCTGGTGCTCGCGTCGATGCCATACGAAGAGTCTGACTACATCCGAGATTATCAAGACTTTCTCAAAACCGTCGAACAGAGACGACTGAAATGA
- a CDS encoding DegT/DnrJ/EryC1/StrS aminotransferase family protein: MIPFFDIHATHAAVANELKDAFARVLASGHIIMGSELEKFETEFAAYCGVKHCIGVGNGLDALALALRARGIGPGDEVIVPSQTFIATWLAVSMVGATPVPVEIDPGTYGLDTSRIAAALTAKTKGIVPVHLYGAPVDMKGISDIAARHGLFVLEDAAQAHGAQYLGRRAGALGDAAAFSFYPTKNLGALGDGGAIVTNDDRLAADLRRLRNYGSNKKYVHEVAGVNSRLDELQAAFLRVRLRTLDKENDQRRAIAARYTEGLRTLPGITTPVSVAGAVPVYHLYVIRSKQRDALAAYLNEHKIGCLVHYPTAPHMQAAYAELALALDSLPLARAAAAETLSLPMWPGMSEAQVDTVIDRIRQFCAQ; the protein is encoded by the coding sequence ATGATCCCCTTCTTTGACATCCACGCCACTCACGCAGCAGTCGCAAACGAGCTGAAAGACGCTTTTGCCCGTGTGCTGGCAAGCGGCCACATCATCATGGGCAGCGAGCTTGAAAAGTTCGAGACGGAATTCGCGGCGTATTGCGGGGTCAAGCACTGCATTGGCGTTGGCAATGGCCTGGACGCTCTGGCGCTGGCCCTGCGCGCCCGGGGCATAGGCCCGGGCGACGAAGTCATCGTACCGTCGCAGACCTTCATCGCAACGTGGCTGGCCGTCAGCATGGTGGGCGCCACGCCAGTCCCCGTGGAGATCGATCCCGGAACATATGGCCTCGATACGAGCCGCATTGCGGCCGCGCTTACCGCGAAAACGAAGGGCATCGTGCCGGTTCACCTATATGGCGCACCGGTGGACATGAAGGGGATCAGCGATATCGCGGCGCGGCACGGTCTCTTCGTCCTGGAAGACGCCGCGCAGGCGCATGGCGCCCAATATCTTGGCCGCCGCGCTGGCGCGCTGGGCGATGCCGCCGCCTTCAGTTTCTATCCGACAAAAAACCTCGGCGCACTGGGCGACGGCGGCGCGATCGTCACCAATGACGATCGCCTGGCGGCAGATCTGCGCCGCCTGCGCAACTACGGTTCCAACAAGAAGTACGTGCATGAAGTCGCGGGCGTCAATTCCCGGCTCGACGAACTGCAGGCGGCATTCTTGCGAGTCCGGCTTCGTACGCTGGATAAGGAGAACGATCAGCGTCGCGCCATCGCCGCCCGCTACACCGAAGGTCTGCGGACCCTCCCCGGCATCACGACGCCTGTCTCCGTCGCCGGCGCCGTGCCCGTCTATCACCTGTACGTCATCCGCAGCAAGCAACGCGATGCTCTGGCGGCATATCTGAACGAACACAAGATCGGCTGCCTGGTCCACTACCCGACGGCGCCTCACATGCAAGCAGCCTACGCAGAGCTCGCGCTGGCGCTAGACAGCCTGCCCCTGGCACGAGCGGCAGCGGCGGAGACCCTGTCCCTGCCGATGTGGCCCGGAATGTCCGAAGCGCAAGTCGACACGGTCATCGACCGCATACGCCAATTCTGCGCGCAGTAA
- a CDS encoding glycosyltransferase — MSLPVSVIVPIFNQGDYALRAIDSLCAQTYDNLQIIVVDDGSSDGSAKRVRQHFGAKITLLEQENAGPSAALNAGLRIAQGDIIALMGGDDIATQDRITHQAAILGTANWDVVFSKPQLINETGAPIRDGLYPVFFQPPRESNLLRSLFFDDNYLCAPSATMRRSVIDAVGPFHEGLIQLQDYDYWLRAAGQGYRLGLFDHRIVAYRRHTGNLSAATRDLATRTEIPIVLESVLQTARPSVLRQTFPEFTQPVADPEAPLNLFEQSAVLLAHPRQEVKMRGLTKAIAFAKDTQGAAAGTKPHLFRYIYNAGNAIR; from the coding sequence ATGAGCCTCCCCGTTTCCGTCATCGTTCCTATCTTCAATCAGGGAGACTATGCGCTTCGGGCCATCGACAGCCTGTGCGCGCAGACTTACGACAATCTTCAGATCATTGTCGTCGATGACGGATCCAGCGACGGCAGCGCCAAGCGCGTCCGGCAGCATTTCGGCGCGAAGATCACGCTGCTTGAACAGGAGAATGCCGGCCCCAGCGCGGCGCTCAACGCGGGCTTGCGCATCGCGCAAGGGGACATCATCGCGCTCATGGGCGGCGACGACATCGCCACGCAAGATCGGATCACCCATCAGGCAGCCATTCTCGGCACCGCGAATTGGGACGTGGTCTTTTCCAAGCCCCAGCTCATCAATGAGACAGGCGCCCCGATCCGGGATGGGCTCTATCCGGTTTTTTTCCAGCCCCCCCGCGAATCCAACTTACTGCGCAGCCTGTTTTTCGACGACAACTATCTTTGCGCCCCTTCCGCAACCATGCGGCGCAGCGTGATCGATGCCGTCGGCCCCTTCCACGAGGGGCTGATCCAACTTCAGGACTACGATTACTGGTTGCGCGCGGCGGGTCAAGGCTATCGGCTGGGGCTGTTCGACCACCGCATCGTCGCCTATCGTCGCCACACCGGCAATTTGTCGGCCGCGACGCGGGACCTGGCCACACGCACCGAAATTCCCATCGTCCTGGAAAGCGTACTGCAGACGGCGCGGCCCAGCGTTCTGCGACAGACCTTCCCGGAGTTCACGCAACCGGTCGCCGATCCCGAGGCTCCGTTGAACCTGTTCGAACAAAGCGCGGTATTGCTCGCCCACCCAAGGCAGGAAGTCAAGATGCGTGGCCTGACGAAGGCCATCGCCTTTGCCAAGGACACGCAGGGCGCCGCCGCCGGCACCAAGCCGCACCTGTTCCGCTACATCTACAACGCCGGCAACGCCATCCGTTGA